The Streptococcus sanguinis genomic sequence ATCCAGCATATCGAAAACATGCTGAATCAAATTCAATAAGATGAACCAGCTTTCGAGCTGGTTTTTACTTTGCAAATTTTTGTTTTTATGTCACAATTGTAATAAGAAAATCCTTTAAGGAGAGAAAAATGAAAAATGGATCATCATCTTGATTGGAGGATTACTAGCCTTACTCGTGCTAGTAACCTGTAATCAAAAGAAAGAGCAGGCGACTCCTGCTTCCAACAATTCTAAAGTAAGTTCGACTAGCTCTGCATCTTCTAAAAAGTCTGAAAGAGGGACCAATTCGAGCGAACTTGATGGTCAAGCGGATAATCAGGAAACTTCTGATACAGGCTCTCAGCAGAATTCGGAAACAGAAAGTGAAAATTCTACCAAGGAAGCTAGCAAAGGAGAGAAAGAGACTGCATCGACTTCTAGTTTGGATATGAAGGCTATTGCTTCTGGGGATTTTTCCAGCATGATTGGTACTTGGCAGGATGCCAAAGGGAACAGTTATACATTTGATGAGTCAGGTATTGAGTCAGATGTTGCCAAGCTTGAGACAGGAGATTACTCTGGGCCAGATGAAAATGGGATTTACAGAGCAGGGATTCGTTGGAAAAACCAAACCGGTGCTGCCTTTCTTATAATTCCAGCAGGAAAGAGTCTACCAGCTGGGGAGACTGTCAATGGGACAGATCCAACTGATAACAGTCAAGATCGTTTCATCATCACCCAGAGCGTTTCCGAACATCCCGATGTTTTTTACCGCGTAAAATAAGGAGTCTTGACGGACTCTTTTTTTCTTGTTTTGAGTCCAGTATATAATATATTGATTTTGAAT encodes the following:
- a CDS encoding DUF6287 domain-containing protein is translated as MIILIGGLLALLVLVTCNQKKEQATPASNNSKVSSTSSASSKKSERGTNSSELDGQADNQETSDTGSQQNSETESENSTKEASKGEKETASTSSLDMKAIASGDFSSMIGTWQDAKGNSYTFDESGIESDVAKLETGDYSGPDENGIYRAGIRWKNQTGAAFLIIPAGKSLPAGETVNGTDPTDNSQDRFIITQSVSEHPDVFYRVK